The Pseudodesulfovibrio senegalensis nucleotide sequence TTGCGGGTAAAACTGTCGTTGTTGTCGATGAGAAGTATGCGCAATAATCGGGCTCCGGGCGGGAATCGCCGCCCTGCGGGCACGATACGGAAACCGGAGACAAAAGGCCAGCCGAACGGAAAACGGAAATCAGCCCAGAAAATCCCACTGTTTGGCCCGGGTCCAGGCATAGGAACGCATGCCGTGCACGGTCTGGGCCAGTCGGGAACCGAAAATGCGCATGAACAACGAAAGCCACCCCGTTCCCATTGCGGCTATGGAGTGGAACAAAAAACAGCGCAAACGGTCAGAGCCGCGTATCTCCGGCAATATCTGCCTGTTGAGCATATCCTGATAGGCGGCCGCAGCCTGCACCGGGTCGTCCCCGTTATCCGCGATGGCCCGGGCCGCGCAATAGCCGGTGGCCATGGCAAAAAAAATGCCCTCGCCCAAAAACGGCTCCACGAATCCCCCGGCGTCCCCGGCCAACATGGCCCGCCCGTGGCAGGGATTCATGCAATAATTACCATACGGCAATGGATACGCACCCGGATGCACGCTTTCAGGATCGGCAACGCCCAGATCGCGAATGAAGTCCCGGAACAGGCTCGTAAAATTCCCGTTGCTGCGCCTGAGTCCGCAGATGCCCGCCAGCACATGGTCGTTGCCCGGAAAAACCCAGCCATATCCGTCCCGTATCCGCCCCACATGCAATTCCGGATCGATGACCCTGCGCGGGAATCGATCCGCAGGAATACGCGCCTCCATGGCCGGAGCCAAATACGAACGCCACATGCCGCGCATATGGCCGAAAAACGGCATGTGGCGGCGCACCACACTGTTGACCCCGTCCGCGCCGATTATGAATTTTCCGCGCAGCACGGTTCCGTCCGCGCAGATCACGGTTCCGGCGTTGGGCTCGCAGTCAACGGCCCGGCAGCCCTCGAAAACCTGCGC carries:
- a CDS encoding NAD(P)/FAD-dependent oxidoreductase, whose protein sequence is MGEFDVVIIGAGPAGSVAAHVLAGSGRRVAVADRAVFPRSKLCGGLLTWKSVRLLETTCGLDLERLRAEKAVHHQSSAYFVYGSGSLVARGQLPFPFHFSDRSILDRCLLDVARQSGAQVFEGCRAVDCEPNAGTVICADGTVLRGKFIIGADGVNSVVRRHMPFFGHMRGMWRSYLAPAMEARIPADRFPRRVIDPELHVGRIRDGYGWVFPGNDHVLAGICGLRRSNGNFTSLFRDFIRDLGVADPESVHPGAYPLPYGNYCMNPCHGRAMLAGDAGGFVEPFLGEGIFFAMATGYCAARAIADNGDDPVQAAAAYQDMLNRQILPEIRGSDRLRCFLFHSIAAMGTGWLSLFMRIFGSRLAQTVHGMRSYAWTRAKQWDFLG